One genomic segment of Theobroma cacao cultivar B97-61/B2 chromosome 6, Criollo_cocoa_genome_V2, whole genome shotgun sequence includes these proteins:
- the LOC18595655 gene encoding GTPase Der has translation MSHYLSAHKRRHLVFTLLRRTATYRGTTSSAHPIVSTFGSFVDAILFKSHGIAHLRNSFRSSMQATMRFCTLSVSGDDACAKLEKSQLHSKNTKEAAFVSKKHIDFTKIDINLLPTVMIVGRPNVGKSALFNRLIRRREALVYNTPDDHVTRDIREGLAKLGDLRFRVLDSAGLETEASSGSILSRTAGMTANVLARSQFAIFLIDVRTGLHPLDKEVGKWLRRHAPGVNPIVAMNKSESLHYDIDSFAEAAMEAQILGFGEPIAISAETGLGMVALYEALRPIFEDYMVRVLDDNSSQDENFKPNSDSCKVDESKLPLQLAIVGRPNVGKSTLLNILLQEDRVLVGPEAGLTRDSVRAEFQYQGRTVYLVDTAGWLQRADRQKGPASLSVMQSRKNLMRAHVVALVLDAEEIAKARRSMTHAEVVIARRAVEEGRGLVVIVNKMDLLKGKRNSTLYKKVVEAVPQEIQMVMPQVTGIPVIFISAIKGRGRTAVMRQVIDTYDKWCLRLSTARLNRWLRKVMSRHSWKDQGAQTKIKYFTQVKARPPTFVAFLSGKTMLSDTYVKFLTKSLKEDFDLGGIPIRIMQRSVPRVSGGSGSKSGQSIGRGVGRILSDKRSVDA, from the exons ATGTCTCATTACCTTTCTGCCCACAAGAGGCGGCATTTGGTTTTCACTCTGCTGCGTAGGACCGCCACTTACAGGGGCACCACCAGTTCTGCTCACCCCATCGTTTCAACTTTCG GATCATTTGTTGATGCTATCCTTTTCAAGAGTCATGGAATTGCTCATCTGCGTAACAGCTTTAGGAGTTCGATGCAAGCCACTATGAGATTTTGCACGCTCTCTGTCTCTGGGGATGACGCGTGTGCCAAGTTGGAGAAATCGCAGCTTCATTCCAAGAATACAAAAGAGGCTGCTTTTGTCTCCAAAAAACATATTGATTTCACCAAAATTGACATCAATCTGCTTCCCACTGTCATGATCGTTGGTCGCCCCAATGTAGGGAAGTCTGCCTTGTTTAACCG tttgattaggAGGAGAGAGGCCCTTGTGTACAACACACCTGATGATCATGTCACTAGAGACATAAGAGAAGGGCTTGCTAAATTGGGGGATCTTCGGTTTAGGGTGTTGGATTCTGCTGGCTTGGAAACTGAAGCCTCTTCAGGATCAATTCTTAGTAGAACAGCTGGCATGACTGCAAATGTGCTAGCTAGATCTCAATTTGCAATTTTCCTAATTGATGTCAG AACTGGACTACATCCCTTGGATAAGGAGGTTGGAAAGTGGTTGCGCAGGCACGCACCAGGAGTCAATCCTATAGTTGCGATGAATAAATCTGAATCACTTCATTATGATATAGACTCTTTTGCTGAAGCTGCTATGGAAGCCCAGATATTAGGATTTGGTGAACCCATTGCTATATCTGCTGAGACTGGGCTGGGTATGGTGGCACTTTATGAAGCTCTTCGGCCAATATTTGAGGATTATATGGTCAGAGTTTTAGATG ACAACAGTAGCCAAGATGAAAACTTCAAGCCAAACAGTGACTCTTGTAAGGTTGATGAGTCTAAGCTGCCACTACAATTAGCTATTGTAGGACGACCCAATGTGGGGAAGTCTACATTACTAAATATATTGTTACAAGAAGATCGTGTTCTGGTTGGTCCTGAAGCTGGTTTGACGAGAGATTCAGTGAGAGCAGAGTTTCAATATCAAGGAAGAACTGTATATCTG GTTGATACTGCTGGTTGGTTGCAAAGAGCTGATCGGCAGAAAGGACCAGCTTCATTGAGTGTTATGCAATCAAGAAAAAATCTGATGAGGGCTCATGTAGTTGCTTTGGTTCTCGATGCTGAAGAG ATTGCAAAAGCTAGGCGTAGCATGACACATGCAGAAGTAGTTATAGCAAGACGAGCAGTGGAAGAAGGTCGTGGTCTGGTTGTAATTGTGAACAAGATGGATCTTCtaaaggggaaaagaaattcTACATTATATAAAAAGGTCGTGGAAGCTGTTCCTCAAGAAATTCAGATGGTTATGCCCCAG GTGACTGGTATACCGGTTATATTCATTTCAGCAATTAAGGGCAGGGGACGTACAGCTGTTATGCGCCAAGTTATTGATACATATGATAAGTGGTGTTTAAGGTTGTCCACAGCTCGTCTTAACCGTTGGTTGCGTAAG GTTATGAGCAGGCATTCTTGGAAAGACCAGGGTGCACAAACCAAGATCAAGTACTTCACCCAGGTGAAAGCTAGGCCTCCTACTTTTGTTGCCTTTTTGAGTGGAAAGACCATGCTCTCGGATACATATGTGAAGTTTCTAACAAAGTCCTTGAAGGAAGACTTTGATTTGGGCGGAATTCCCATTCGGATCATGCAGCGTTCTGTTCCTAGAGTATCTGGAGGTAGCGGCAGTAAGAGTGGCCAATCTATTGGCAGAGGAGTTGGAAGGATCCTGTCGGACAAGAGAAGTGTTGATGCTTAA